In one Pseudomonas sp. SG20056 genomic region, the following are encoded:
- a CDS encoding DUF72 domain-containing protein — MLPYYLGCPSWSEPAWRSFLYPESSRSAEFLPLYAQVFNAVEGNTTFYATPSVDTVARWTERMPAHLRFCAKLPREISHNGDLRDQLGATEDFRRLLAPLGKRVAPFWLQLPASFGPQRLAELNAFIEPWQAEELAVEVRHPAFFAKGEEERSLNRLLHGRGIERICLDSRALFSCVSSAPAVLHAQAKKPRLPLRPTAFSQAPQLRFIGHPELLANDPFMAPWLDKVASWIEEGRTPYVFLHTSDNRLAPQLAQRFHQQLMQRLPGLPALPHIQLEDEVEQLGLL, encoded by the coding sequence ATGTTGCCTTACTACCTCGGTTGCCCGTCATGGAGCGAGCCCGCCTGGCGCAGTTTCTTGTATCCGGAGAGCAGTCGCAGCGCTGAATTTTTGCCGTTGTATGCCCAGGTGTTTAACGCCGTTGAGGGCAATACCACCTTCTACGCTACACCTTCCGTCGATACCGTGGCCCGCTGGACTGAGCGCATGCCGGCGCATCTGCGTTTTTGCGCCAAGCTGCCGCGTGAGATCAGCCATAACGGCGATCTGCGTGACCAGCTGGGTGCCACTGAGGATTTTCGCCGTTTGCTGGCGCCGCTAGGTAAGCGGGTCGCGCCGTTCTGGTTACAGCTGCCGGCGAGCTTTGGCCCGCAGCGTTTGGCGGAGCTGAACGCGTTTATCGAGCCCTGGCAGGCCGAGGAGCTTGCCGTCGAGGTGCGTCATCCGGCGTTCTTTGCCAAGGGTGAGGAGGAGCGCAGCCTTAATCGCCTGCTACATGGCCGTGGCATTGAACGTATCTGCCTGGATTCGCGGGCGCTGTTCAGCTGTGTATCCAGCGCACCGGCCGTATTGCATGCGCAGGCCAAGAAGCCACGCCTGCCGCTGCGCCCCACGGCCTTTAGCCAGGCACCGCAGCTGCGCTTTATTGGCCATCCCGAGTTGCTGGCCAATGATCCGTTTATGGCGCCATGGCTGGACAAGGTGGCGAGTTGGATCGAGGAAGGTCGCACGCCTTACGTCTTTCTGCATACCTCGGATAACCGCCTGGCACCGCAGCTGGCGCAGCGCTTTCATCAGCAGCTGATGCAGCGTCTGCCGGGATTGCCGGCGTTACCACACATACAGCTAGAGGATGAGGTCGAGCAGTTGGGCCTGCTTTGA